TAACCCCTTGACATTCAAGCTTTAGCGGAGTAAAATTTAAGACATAAGGAAATAATCCACTTAGGCAAAGGAGGAACCTTATGAAGAAGAGTGCGATCGTTCTGGCAGTTGCGCTGGGCGTTTTCGCTGTTGTTTTTACAGGATGTATTGGGAATGTAGAAGTTCCCGACCTGACGAAATCGACCATTGAGAATGCAAAGATGTCCCTTGATAAAAGGAACCTTTTGATCTATGTTGTGGATAAGGTCCCTTCAGACGATGTTGACGAAGGACTTATCTGCAAGCAAGATCCCCTCGCACTATCGGATGTAAAACGAGGCTCAACAGTAAAGGTATGGATATCCACAGGTCCAAACAAGGTTGAGATTCCACGCGTAGACAACGCCAATCTTAACGACGTGCTCCGCAGCATTGCGGTGCTGGGTCTTTACTCGAACGTGGAATTTGTCTATTCGGACGAAGTAGCGAAGGATATGGTGATATCCGTTGATCCTGCGCCGGGAACAAAGGTTGACAAGGATACATACGTCAAGATAAAGGTAAGTATGGGTTCAGAACCCGTAAAGACCGTTGAAGTTCCAAAGGTTACAGGCATGGGCAAGGCCAGCGCCGAATCTAAGCTGAAGGAAGCGGGTCTTGAGGCCAAGTTTGTGTACCGTGTGAGCACTGAGTACTACGAGGGTACTCTTTACTATCAGACGCCTAAAGCAGGAAGTGTTGTACCTAAGGGATCAGCCGTAACCGTTTATATCGCCAGCGTCCTGGACTGATCTCCGCCTTATCAAATTTAGAAGGCCGGTTTAATCCGGCCTTTTCTATTTACAGAACAGGATATATTTACTCGTTCTGCCTGACGGAAGAACTACCTCTTCCTGTCTTATACTCAATGCCATTCGTTCTGAGAGCTTCTTCGCTTCGTCCATTTCGGAATCGACATCTGTTCCTTTATAAAAAAGCGTCATACCTTTAGCTTCCAGATAACTCGCAATCAAGGGAAGCAGCTCTTTTATCCTTCCGACCGCCCTTACTGTTATCACCTCAAACGATTCATCGAGCCGCTCTCCTCTTTCCGGAAAAAGCGCAAGGTTCTTGAGGCCAAGCTCCTTCGAAGCTTTGTTGAGGAATGCCGCCTTGTTGTGCCTTGATTCGATGAGAGTCACATGGATGTCCGGCCTTGCTATGGCAAGGGGTATTCCGGGCAGACCGCCTCCTGAACCCCAATCGGCCACTTTCGAACCTTCAGGTATTAAGGACTGAGGAGCAATCGAGTCCGCGAAGTGTATCTCCTCAAGGCGCTCGACGTCTCCTTTGGATACGATATTGATCCTTTCCGACCAATCCAGAATCAACATCCTGTAGAAGTCGAGTAGTTTTACCTGGTCAGAAGATAACTCGATCCCTCTTTCTGAAAGAAATCGTTTAAGCTCCTCTTTCACTCTCTGAACGGTCAAGATAGGTGTCGTGCTCAAGATAGGGGTGGTATTCGCTCCAATTGCCCTCTCCTCTTCTTTCAGCCACTTCGCGGTACATCGCCCTCTTTGAGTCAAGGTTGTCAATCTGATGCAGTATCTGCGCCTCAAGGAACAGAGGCGGTCTTGGCGAGCCGTATTCCTTGAATCCGTGATGGCTCACAACCATGTGCAGGAGCTTCCATGCCAGCTTTTCAGGGAAGCCCTGGATTCGCAAAATCTCGCGTTCAATCATCCTTATGCCGATGGCAATGTGTCCCAGAAGCTTGCCCTCGTCCGTGTTGTCTATGCTTTTGGAGTATTCGTATTCCCTTATCTTGCCTATATCGTGAAGGAGTACGCCGGCAGTAAGGAGCTGGCTGTCGAGTTCCGAGTCGCTTGCGGCAACGGCTTCAGCAAGAACTAGCATGTCGTAAGTGTGTAAGCAGAGGCCTCCTATATATGCATGATGAGCTCTTACTCCGGCGGGTGCAAGCTTGAACTGGCGTTCGAAACTGGGATTGTCGAAGAATGCCGAAAGCAGAGCGCGGAGCGGTTCACGAAGCTCTAAAGCCGCTCTCTTGAGTCCTGAATAGCACTTTTCAACGTCTCTTTCGGATTTAGGCAGGAAATCGGAATAGTCGATGCCGGATTCCTTTTCCTGCCACATGTCCTCTATCTTGATGTTAAGTCTGCCGTTGTACTCCGTTAATTTTCCCTGAATCCGTACGAAAGAACCCTTCGCAGGCATGAGCTTAGGGCCGGGTTCAAAAAAAAGAGCTTTCAGCGAACCCGTTCTGTCGGTCAGGTTGAAGACGATGAAGTCCTTCCCGTCTCTGGTCTTGCGGGTTTCCTTGTCGAGAACATAGAAGACCTCATCCACGTCGTCGCCGGGATGCAGGTCTTCTATGAACTGTTTCTTCATCTAGAAGCTGTATGCGAGCGAGATGCGGTGGAATAACCCGAGATCAAGAGCGGGCGTTATCGCATAGTCCACGGAAACGCCCGCAAGATTTCTTACGCCAACTCCGAGGGAAAAGCCTGCAAGTATATCGGTACCGGTTGCTCCCGTTTTCCATGCAACACCTTCAGTTGAATAACCTGCACGCAGGCCAAGAAATTCCACAGGCAGGAACTCAAGACCTCCGCGTACGATAAGCGGGGCATCAAGCGGTTTGGAAACGTCGAGTCCTATCAAGAGCTTTTTTAATCCGGAGTAACTGACGCCGCCTCCGATTCCTACGGGCATGGCAGAGCGCTCTTCGACGAATGGTTTTATCTCGAAGGCTACGTTCTGAACAGAGAGCCCAGCGTTCAAGCCGGGCAGGATATCTCTGTAAAGTGCTCCCAAATCCGCTCCTGCCGCTATCTGCATGCTCGAATCGGCAAGAGCCAGGTGAATCTTTACGTTGCCTCCGACGCTCAATTTCTCCAGTATCTGGTAGGCGGCGGTGCCTCCAAGATTCACAACCTGGTATCCGAATGTTCCCAGGTCTTCATTAGTCGGACTGGTGCGGGTCATTTGTCCCGAATTCAGGTAGAATGCTGAAGCCGAAAACCGAAGTTTCTCCTTAGTCGATGGCTGGAACGATACCGAACCGACGTGTATGCCCGCCGGATAGGGGAGATAGTTCGCCGAGATCATTGGGCCCTCGATTATCGAAAGCCCTGCCGGGTTGCCAAAGAACGCCTGGGGGTTATCCGCCAACCCTAGCGAAATCCCGCCCATCCCCTGACTGCGGGCTGAGGCCTGAATCCTCATATTACTCAGACCGGTCTCACCCACTTCCAG
This genomic interval from bacterium contains the following:
- a CDS encoding PASTA domain-containing protein, yielding MKKSAIVLAVALGVFAVVFTGCIGNVEVPDLTKSTIENAKMSLDKRNLLIYVVDKVPSDDVDEGLICKQDPLALSDVKRGSTVKVWISTGPNKVEIPRVDNANLNDVLRSIAVLGLYSNVEFVYSDEVAKDMVISVDPAPGTKVDKDTYVKIKVSMGSEPVKTVEVPKVTGMGKASAESKLKEAGLEAKFVYRVSTEYYEGTLYYQTPKAGSVVPKGSAVTVYIASVLD
- the rsmG gene encoding 16S rRNA (guanine(527)-N(7))-methyltransferase RsmG, coding for MKEELKRFLSERGIELSSDQVKLLDFYRMLILDWSERINIVSKGDVERLEEIHFADSIAPQSLIPEGSKVADWGSGGGLPGIPLAIARPDIHVTLIESRHNKAAFLNKASKELGLKNLALFPERGERLDESFEVITVRAVGRIKELLPLIASYLEAKGMTLFYKGTDVDSEMDEAKKLSERMALSIRQEEVVLPSGRTSKYILFCK
- a CDS encoding HD domain-containing protein, with translation MKKQFIEDLHPGDDVDEVFYVLDKETRKTRDGKDFIVFNLTDRTGSLKALFFEPGPKLMPAKGSFVRIQGKLTEYNGRLNIKIEDMWQEKESGIDYSDFLPKSERDVEKCYSGLKRAALELREPLRALLSAFFDNPSFERQFKLAPAGVRAHHAYIGGLCLHTYDMLVLAEAVAASDSELDSQLLTAGVLLHDIGKIREYEYSKSIDNTDEGKLLGHIAIGIRMIEREILRIQGFPEKLAWKLLHMVVSHHGFKEYGSPRPPLFLEAQILHQIDNLDSKRAMYREVAERRGEGNWSEYHPYLEHDTYLDRSESERGA
- a CDS encoding PorV/PorQ family protein; amino-acid sequence: MKRILALTLLLAGALAALEVGETGLSNMRIQASARSQGMGGISLGLADNPQAFFGNPAGLSIIEGPMISANYLPYPAGIHVGSVSFQPSTKEKLRFSASAFYLNSGQMTRTSPTNEDLGTFGYQVVNLGGTAAYQILEKLSVGGNVKIHLALADSSMQIAAGADLGALYRDILPGLNAGLSVQNVAFEIKPFVEERSAMPVGIGGGVSYSGLKKLLIGLDVSKPLDAPLIVRGGLEFLPVEFLGLRAGYSTEGVAWKTGATGTDILAGFSLGVGVRNLAGVSVDYAITPALDLGLFHRISLAYSF